The following proteins are encoded in a genomic region of uncultured Vibrio sp.:
- a CDS encoding pseudouridine synthase → MSSRIGAEKGRRSHQSKAGHFKRSGTSNRTHEQTKNRRRPARAVQNKKPRIAPEDRKVIIFNKPYDTLSQFTDGDGRKTLADYIPVKGVYAAGRLDRDSEGLMVLTNDGILQAKLTQPKSKSPKTYWVQVDGAPEEADLDKLRKGVELKDGMTLPAKVEVMDAPDIWERTPPVRFRANIPTTWLAITIIEGRNRQVRRMTAHIGFPTLRLVRFSMGNIELGDLQPGEWKEIEL, encoded by the coding sequence ATGTCATCTCGCATAGGGGCTGAAAAAGGCCGTCGTAGTCATCAATCTAAAGCGGGGCATTTTAAACGTTCTGGGACATCCAATCGAACCCACGAACAGACGAAGAATAGACGTCGCCCTGCCCGTGCAGTGCAAAATAAAAAGCCACGCATCGCCCCTGAAGACCGTAAAGTCATTATCTTTAATAAACCGTATGACACGCTTAGTCAGTTCACTGACGGTGATGGGCGTAAAACACTTGCCGATTACATTCCGGTGAAAGGTGTCTACGCTGCTGGCCGACTGGATCGCGATAGTGAAGGGCTAATGGTGCTCACTAATGATGGCATTTTGCAAGCGAAGCTAACACAGCCCAAGTCTAAATCCCCAAAGACATACTGGGTACAAGTTGATGGTGCACCTGAAGAAGCCGATCTTGATAAATTGCGTAAAGGGGTAGAACTGAAGGACGGGATGACGCTACCAGCTAAAGTTGAGGTGATGGATGCACCCGATATTTGGGAAAGAACGCCACCAGTACGCTTTCGAGCTAACATTCCGACTACCTGGTTAGCGATAACCATCATCGAGGGGAGAAACCGCCAGGTGAGGCGCATGACCGCTCATATCGGCTTCCCTACTCTGCGCTTGGTGCGTTTTTCTATGGGGAATATCGAGCTCGGTGATCTACAGCCGGGAGAGTGGAAAGAGATAGAGCTTTAA
- the dinG gene encoding ATP-dependent DNA helicase DinG: MLTSNIQQSIRTSYQNLQAQLDNFVPRRAQNYLVAEIAKTLCGQYHKSNRILVAEAGTGIGKSLSYLMAAIPVAVHNNRKVVISTATVALQEQLINKDLPLYRRLTDKEFSFVLAKGRQRYCCVEKLATASGADGGQLAMFESKPKQKDIELFETMYRSLAQGKWDGDRDSWPKPINDQLWQLIVSDKHSCNNSLPGHRGCPFQKARSELDKNDVIIANHSLVMADADLGGGVILPEPENTIYVFDEAHHLPHVARDHASASASLKGAAAWLEKLNQSISKFSSLADEKRVSRFRNDLQESVQTLIPELSQLPKQFDPAHFEQDIYRFEHGELPAWLENQSKELKKASKKANQSVAKIADLIAERVKDGELATRLAEPALAELGFYIQRLENLAQVWHLMAEPTREKGAPLARWLQKHPDREGDFIVSVSPLEIGWQLDQQIWSRCIGAVLVSATIRALNSFQYFCHQAGIDGKAESGTQFLALASPFDYQNQAELLIPAMKYEPPAPQFTEYLIEILPKYLEDNKANLVLFSSYWQMNQVAEALSTDFVKRGWALQVQGESSRQEILKKHKKLIETNKTSVLFGTGSFSEGLDLPGELLENLIITKIPFGVPTSPVEQAHSEYIEKKGGNPFMQITVPDASKKLIQGVGRLLRKERDSGRVTILDRRLVTKRYGQALIDSLPPFKRKIEY; the protein is encoded by the coding sequence ATGCTGACCAGTAACATTCAACAATCGATTCGCACTAGCTATCAAAACCTGCAAGCTCAGCTTGATAACTTTGTTCCGAGAAGAGCACAAAACTATCTTGTCGCTGAAATAGCGAAAACACTTTGTGGTCAATATCATAAATCCAACCGAATACTGGTCGCGGAAGCAGGAACGGGAATTGGCAAATCGCTCTCCTATCTGATGGCGGCGATTCCCGTCGCCGTTCATAACAATCGCAAAGTGGTCATATCTACCGCCACTGTCGCCTTACAAGAGCAGCTTATTAACAAAGACTTACCTTTATACCGTCGCCTTACGGATAAAGAGTTTTCATTTGTTCTGGCTAAAGGGCGCCAACGTTATTGCTGCGTAGAAAAACTGGCGACGGCGAGCGGTGCTGATGGCGGCCAGTTGGCCATGTTTGAAAGCAAACCTAAACAGAAAGACATTGAACTATTTGAGACAATGTATCGTTCACTTGCTCAAGGTAAATGGGATGGCGACCGCGACTCTTGGCCAAAACCTATTAATGACCAACTATGGCAACTGATTGTAAGCGACAAACACAGTTGTAATAACAGCCTACCTGGACATCGAGGCTGCCCATTTCAGAAAGCTCGTTCAGAATTGGATAAAAATGACGTAATAATCGCAAACCATTCATTGGTCATGGCTGATGCCGACTTAGGTGGTGGCGTGATTTTACCGGAGCCAGAAAACACCATTTATGTGTTTGACGAAGCACATCACTTACCGCATGTAGCTCGAGATCACGCGTCTGCATCAGCGAGTTTGAAGGGTGCTGCTGCGTGGCTAGAAAAACTTAATCAATCGATCAGTAAGTTTTCTTCATTAGCGGATGAAAAACGCGTATCTCGTTTCCGTAATGATTTACAGGAATCAGTGCAAACTTTAATACCGGAACTTAGCCAGTTACCAAAACAGTTTGACCCAGCACACTTCGAACAAGATATTTATCGCTTTGAACACGGAGAACTGCCAGCCTGGCTGGAAAATCAATCTAAAGAGCTGAAAAAAGCCAGTAAAAAGGCCAATCAAAGCGTGGCAAAAATCGCCGATCTTATTGCAGAAAGAGTAAAAGATGGTGAACTGGCGACAAGATTAGCCGAGCCTGCGTTAGCGGAGCTAGGGTTTTATATCCAGCGCTTAGAGAATCTTGCTCAAGTCTGGCATCTGATGGCGGAGCCTACACGCGAAAAAGGCGCGCCTCTGGCGAGATGGTTACAGAAGCATCCAGATCGTGAAGGAGACTTTATCGTCAGCGTCTCCCCGTTAGAAATTGGCTGGCAGTTAGATCAGCAAATTTGGAGCCGATGTATTGGTGCGGTATTGGTATCAGCGACCATCAGAGCACTCAATTCGTTCCAATACTTTTGTCATCAAGCTGGCATTGATGGCAAAGCAGAATCTGGGACTCAATTTTTAGCCCTGGCTTCTCCATTTGATTACCAGAATCAAGCTGAGTTACTTATCCCTGCGATGAAGTATGAGCCTCCTGCGCCGCAGTTTACTGAATATCTTATTGAGATTTTGCCTAAGTACTTAGAAGACAATAAAGCCAACTTAGTATTATTCTCTTCTTATTGGCAGATGAACCAAGTCGCCGAGGCCTTGTCTACAGACTTTGTTAAGCGAGGCTGGGCGTTGCAAGTACAAGGCGAAAGCTCGCGCCAAGAAATTCTAAAAAAACATAAAAAGCTAATAGAAACAAATAAAACCAGTGTTCTATTTGGTACAGGAAGCTTTTCTGAAGGACTTGATTTACCCGGTGAACTGCTTGAAAACCTAATCATTACCAAAATACCATTTGGTGTTCCAACCTCTCCGGTAGAGCAGGCTCACTCCGAATATATCGAAAAGAAAGGCGGGAATCCGTTTATGCAGATCACTGTACCAGATGCGAGTAAAAAGCTGATTCAAGGTGTGGGTCGCTTACTGCGAAAAGAGCGGGATTCTGGTAGAGTAACCATTCTAGATAGACGCCTTGTCACAAAACGATATGGGCAAGCCTTAATCGACTCGCTGCCACCATTTAAACGTAAAATAGAATATTAG
- a CDS encoding porin yields the protein MKKTLLALAVATVSTSALAAGNIYDDGTTAFNVKGEIDTYLSAADKTVTDAGVATKNSSDADIDLWAKIQIDATHKLNDSVTAFGSFEIENGNGFDGWKGKLDDDHSMKTDDLYFGFSVGENFGIAAGEIGDFGDSLDAITIDNTNEGFGYMDDFVNSLESAGHAVSMKYTTGGLKLIADSYLSSAEDEDVAYGVSAQYAINEMFTVGATYQDQGNRGLGDDHQIMGAAARMSVANFGAAVNYVSEDIDGASDLETVSAALDYQIEKARLYTSFGFTDGDNDEEITYYTVGADYAVSSNIAAFFEYSDYENKEDSDNKVEADGVVAGMYYTF from the coding sequence ATGAAAAAGACTCTTTTAGCATTAGCAGTTGCAACTGTATCTACTTCTGCTCTAGCAGCAGGCAATATCTACGATGACGGTACTACAGCGTTCAACGTGAAAGGTGAAATCGATACTTACCTAAGTGCTGCTGACAAAACAGTAACTGACGCTGGTGTAGCGACTAAAAATAGTTCTGATGCTGACATCGACCTATGGGCAAAAATCCAGATCGATGCAACACACAAGCTGAACGATAGCGTAACTGCTTTCGGTTCTTTCGAAATCGAAAACGGTAACGGTTTTGATGGTTGGAAAGGTAAGTTGGATGACGATCATTCAATGAAAACTGATGACCTTTACTTCGGTTTCAGCGTTGGTGAAAACTTTGGTATCGCTGCGGGTGAAATCGGTGACTTCGGTGATTCTCTAGACGCAATCACAATCGATAACACTAACGAAGGCTTCGGTTACATGGATGACTTCGTAAACTCTCTTGAGTCTGCTGGCCATGCAGTTTCAATGAAGTACACTACTGGTGGTCTAAAGCTAATTGCTGACTCTTACCTATCTTCTGCTGAAGATGAAGATGTAGCATACGGTGTGTCTGCTCAGTACGCAATTAACGAAATGTTCACTGTAGGCGCGACTTACCAAGATCAAGGCAACCGTGGTCTAGGTGATGATCACCAAATCATGGGTGCAGCAGCACGTATGAGCGTAGCTAACTTCGGTGCAGCAGTAAACTACGTGTCTGAAGACATCGATGGCGCTTCAGATCTAGAAACAGTTTCTGCTGCTCTAGACTACCAAATCGAAAAAGCACGTCTTTACACTTCATTCGGCTTTACTGACGGTGATAACGACGAAGAAATCACTTACTACACTGTAGGTGCAGACTACGCAGTTTCTAGCAACATCGCAGCGTTCTTTGAATACTCTGATTACGAAAACAAAGAAGACAGCGACAACAAAGTTGAAGCTGACGGTGTTGTAGCAGGTATGTACTACACATTCTAA
- a CDS encoding DUF2057 family protein, which produces MKRTIWTSILMALSALSFSSAHANVDVVATELNAAQGVEVLFINSQDAKQMDEPFMLATGTNQIVLRMNTMLGRGEKRGNFTSAPYILSLDVNGGELEIDGPQLNDVPQARRVFEGDKIDWNVSLNDSNVDYDQVKMVGRKGTFPYSNLDEQLAIYNAANGITFAGSAIATVAETSVASGTQQAAQTAGQDSLAAQKAKMSYLKLSPNERKAFRKWLVDQQ; this is translated from the coding sequence ATGAAACGTACAATTTGGACTTCGATTTTAATGGCGCTATCTGCGCTGAGCTTCAGTTCTGCTCATGCGAATGTCGATGTGGTTGCCACGGAACTGAATGCAGCCCAAGGAGTCGAGGTACTATTTATTAATAGCCAAGATGCAAAGCAGATGGATGAGCCATTTATGCTTGCGACGGGGACGAATCAAATCGTATTGCGTATGAATACGATGTTAGGTCGAGGTGAAAAGCGTGGTAACTTCACTTCAGCGCCTTACATTCTTTCCTTGGATGTTAATGGTGGAGAATTGGAAATCGATGGCCCGCAACTGAACGACGTACCGCAAGCTCGAAGAGTGTTTGAAGGCGATAAGATTGATTGGAATGTTAGCCTCAATGACAGCAATGTAGACTACGACCAAGTCAAAATGGTGGGAAGGAAGGGCACGTTCCCTTACTCCAACCTTGACGAGCAACTGGCGATTTACAATGCAGCCAATGGCATTACTTTTGCTGGCAGCGCAATCGCAACTGTGGCGGAAACGAGCGTCGCAAGCGGCACCCAACAGGCTGCTCAGACTGCAGGGCAAGATAGCTTGGCAGCGCAAAAAGCAAAAATGTCATATTTAAAATTGTCGCCAAACGAGCGTAAAGCCTTCCGCAAGTGGTTGGTTGATCAGCAATAA
- the cspD gene encoding cold shock domain-containing protein CspD, with product MATGTVKWFNNAKGFGFICSDEEEGDIFAHYSTIQMDGYRTLKAGQQVSYETEKGPKGCHASSVVPIEDQAK from the coding sequence ATGGCTACAGGTACAGTAAAGTGGTTTAACAATGCCAAAGGATTTGGGTTTATTTGTTCTGACGAAGAAGAGGGAGATATCTTTGCCCACTATTCGACTATCCAGATGGACGGTTATCGTACACTGAAAGCAGGCCAACAAGTCTCATACGAGACAGAAAAAGGTCCAAAAGGCTGTCACGCAAGTAGCGTAGTGCCAATTGAAGACCAAGCTAAATAA
- a CDS encoding NADP-dependent isocitrate dehydrogenase gives MPTEKPTIIYTITDEAPALATYSLLPIIQSFTASSGINVDTRDISLAGRIIANFPEHLKEEQRIGDALTELGNLAQTPEANIIKLPNISASVPQLRAAIKELQGKGYDLPNYPDEPATYEEEAIKAAYDKIKGSAVNPVLREGNSDRRAPLSVKNYAKKNPHSMGAWSSDSKSHVSSMSDNDFFGSEKSTTVSGATDVKIEFVGADGSVKELKAAFPLLDKEVIDSSVMKKKALVEFFEKEIAEAKAQDVLLSLHMKATMMKVSDPVIFGHAVKVYYKDVFAKYGKLFEELGVDVNNGIGDVYSKIESLPAAQKEEIEAAIQAVYQTQPELAMVDSDRGITNLHVPSDIIVDASMPAMLRSSGQMWGPDGKQKDTKALIPDRCYAGIYQAVIDFCKEHGAFDPTTMGSVPNVGLMAQKAEEYGSHDKTFILDAAGTVRVVDTAGQVLLEQAVEEGDIFRMCQVKDAPIQDWVKLAVTRARATGVPAVFWLDENRAHDAELIKKVNAYLPEHDTDGLEIKILSPVDACLYSLERIKAGLDTISVTGNVLRDYLTDLFPILELGTSAKMLSIVPLMNGGGLFETGAGGSAPKHVQQVEKENHLRWDSLGEFLALAASLEHLSVVTGNAKAQVLADTLDKATGDFLDNNKSPSRKVGELDNRGSHYYLASYWAKALAEQTTDADLAAEFTPIAKALAEQEDAIVAELNNAQGVKGELGGYYLLDDSLTSDLMRPSAILNSIIDK, from the coding sequence ATGCCTACAGAAAAGCCTACAATTATCTACACCATCACTGATGAAGCACCGGCGCTAGCAACTTATTCACTACTACCAATTATCCAATCGTTTACTGCATCGTCTGGCATCAATGTAGATACTCGTGATATTTCACTAGCAGGTCGAATTATTGCTAACTTCCCAGAGCATTTGAAAGAAGAACAACGTATTGGCGATGCGTTGACAGAGCTTGGTAATCTAGCGCAAACACCAGAAGCGAACATCATTAAGCTGCCAAACATTTCTGCATCTGTTCCACAGCTACGAGCGGCTATTAAAGAGCTTCAAGGCAAAGGATACGATCTACCAAACTACCCAGATGAGCCAGCGACTTACGAAGAAGAAGCGATTAAAGCTGCTTACGACAAAATTAAAGGCAGTGCAGTAAACCCAGTTCTACGTGAAGGTAACTCAGACCGTCGTGCTCCGCTTTCTGTTAAGAACTATGCGAAGAAAAACCCTCATTCAATGGGTGCATGGTCTTCAGATTCAAAATCACATGTCTCTAGTATGTCTGATAATGACTTCTTCGGCAGTGAAAAATCGACCACGGTTTCAGGTGCGACAGACGTAAAAATCGAATTTGTTGGTGCTGACGGCTCGGTTAAAGAACTTAAAGCAGCGTTCCCTCTACTCGATAAAGAGGTGATCGACAGCTCAGTAATGAAGAAAAAAGCACTGGTTGAATTCTTCGAAAAAGAGATTGCTGAAGCGAAAGCACAAGACGTGTTGCTGTCTCTACACATGAAAGCGACCATGATGAAGGTTTCTGACCCTGTCATCTTCGGTCACGCAGTAAAAGTGTACTACAAAGACGTATTTGCTAAGTACGGTAAGTTGTTTGAAGAACTTGGCGTTGATGTAAATAACGGTATTGGTGACGTTTACTCGAAAATTGAATCACTACCAGCAGCACAAAAAGAAGAGATTGAAGCGGCAATTCAAGCGGTTTACCAAACTCAGCCTGAACTAGCGATGGTTGATTCTGACCGTGGTATCACCAACCTTCACGTACCAAGCGACATCATCGTTGACGCGTCTATGCCAGCCATGCTTCGCTCTTCTGGTCAAATGTGGGGTCCTGACGGCAAGCAAAAAGATACTAAAGCACTGATTCCAGATCGCTGTTACGCAGGTATTTACCAAGCAGTAATTGATTTCTGTAAAGAGCATGGTGCATTTGATCCAACAACAATGGGCAGCGTACCAAACGTTGGTCTAATGGCTCAAAAAGCAGAAGAGTACGGTTCTCACGATAAGACGTTTATCCTAGATGCAGCAGGTACAGTACGTGTTGTTGATACAGCTGGTCAGGTTCTACTTGAGCAAGCAGTAGAAGAAGGCGACATCTTCCGTATGTGTCAGGTGAAAGACGCTCCAATCCAAGACTGGGTTAAGCTAGCGGTAACTCGTGCTCGCGCAACAGGCGTTCCTGCAGTGTTCTGGCTAGATGAAAACCGTGCACACGATGCAGAGCTGATCAAGAAGGTGAACGCATACCTACCTGAACACGATACCGATGGTTTAGAAATTAAGATTCTGTCACCAGTTGATGCATGTCTGTACTCACTAGAGCGTATTAAAGCTGGTCTGGATACCATTTCTGTTACAGGTAACGTACTGCGTGACTACTTAACTGACTTATTCCCAATTCTTGAGCTAGGCACGTCAGCTAAGATGCTGTCAATCGTTCCGCTAATGAATGGTGGTGGTTTATTTGAAACGGGTGCCGGTGGCTCAGCTCCGAAACACGTTCAACAAGTTGAAAAAGAAAACCATCTGCGTTGGGATTCTCTAGGTGAGTTCTTAGCGCTAGCAGCATCACTAGAGCACCTGAGCGTAGTAACGGGTAACGCTAAAGCTCAAGTTTTGGCTGATACGCTAGATAAAGCAACAGGTGATTTCCTGGATAACAACAAGTCACCATCTCGTAAAGTTGGTGAACTGGATAACCGTGGCAGTCACTACTACTTAGCGTCATACTGGGCAAAAGCGTTGGCTGAGCAAACGACAGATGCCGATCTTGCTGCTGAATTCACGCCAATTGCTAAAGCTTTGGCTGAGCAAGAAGACGCGATTGTTGCTGAGTTGAACAATGCACAAGGTGTGAAGGGTGAACTAGGTGGTTACTACCTACTTGATGACTCGTTAACGTCTGATCTAATGCGTCCAAGCGCAATTCTGAACTCAATTATCGATAAGTAA
- the clpS gene encoding ATP-dependent Clp protease adapter ClpS, whose amino-acid sequence MSKNFEWVTPDSDLLERESTKIQPPKLYNVVLNNDDYTPMDFVIEVLERFFSHDIDRATQIMLKVHYEGKAVCGTYSAEIAETKVAQVTMYARENEHPLLCTMEQA is encoded by the coding sequence ATGAGTAAAAATTTTGAATGGGTCACTCCAGACTCTGATCTTCTGGAGCGAGAAAGTACAAAAATTCAGCCACCTAAGCTGTATAACGTTGTACTCAACAATGATGATTATACACCTATGGATTTCGTCATAGAGGTACTTGAGCGATTCTTTTCTCACGATATAGATAGAGCGACTCAAATAATGCTCAAGGTTCACTATGAAGGAAAGGCAGTTTGTGGGACGTACAGCGCAGAAATTGCCGAGACAAAAGTAGCGCAGGTTACGATGTACGCAAGGGAAAATGAACATCCGTTGCTTTGCACTATGGAGCAAGCGTAA